The genomic DNA TGCGCCCGACGGCGTCGAGGTGCACTGGGTCGACCGCGGCGACGCCGCGCACGCGGGGGCCGCGGCGCTCGCACGGGTGCACGAGCTCGAACTGGATGCCTCGCTCGACGCGTTCGCCGCGGGCGAGTCGAAGCTCGCGACGGGCGTGCGCCGCCACCTCGTCAACACCGTCGGCGTCGCCAAGCCGAACATCGACTTCTGCGGGTATTGGCGGCTCTGAGGATCCGTGTCACAGCCGGGCGTGGCATCCGGTCGAAGCTGGTGACCGTCGAATGGAAGGACCAGCCATGAAGATCGCCGTCGCCGGAGGCACCGGCCTCCTGGGCTCGAAGGTCGTCGCCGTCGCGCGCGAGCGCGGGCACGAGGTCGTCGTGCTGTCGCGCTCGGCGGGCGTCGATCTCGTCAGCGGCGACGGGCTGGCCGACGCGCTCGACGGGGTCGATGCCGTCATCGACGTGAGCAACCGCAACACCCTGAAGGCCGGCGACGCGATCGACTTCTTCACCGCCGCGACCCGGTCGCTGCTCGCCGCCGAGCAGGCCGCCGGCGTCGGTCACCACGTCGCGCTCTCCATCGTCGGCGTCGATCGGGCGCCGTACGCGTACTACGCCGGCAAGCTCGCGCAGGAGCGCGAGGTCGAGGCGGGCCAGGTGCCCTGGACCCTGCTGCGGGCGACGCAGTTCCACGAGTTCGCGCAGCAGATGCTCGACCGGTTCTCGTTCGCCGGCCTGCACCTCGCGCCCACGGCGCGCACCCAGCCGGTCGCGGCCGACGACGTCGCGGCGCGGCTCGTCGATCTCGCCGAGGGCGAGCCGGCCGGTCGGGTCGCCGACCTCGCGGGGCCCCGCGAGGAGCAGCTCGTCGACATGGTGCGCAAGGTGGCCGCCGCGCGCGGCCTGCGCGGTCCGGTCGTGCCGCTCACCGTGCCCGGCAAGCAGATGGCGGCGATGCGGCGCGGCGACGTGCTGGCGGGCCCCGGCGCGCAGCTCACGACGCAGTCGTTCGACGAGTGGCTCGCCGGGCAGCCGGGAACGCCGCGCTGAGCAGTCGTTCGCGCAGCGCGTTGCCCCGCTCGGCGAACCGGCGCTGCCGGCGCACGTACTCGGCTTTGCCCTCCGGCGTCTCGATGCGCACCGGTACCCCGCCCCAGGCGGCCGCGTCGTAGGGCGAGGCCTCCATGTCGAGGGTGCGGATGTCACGGGCGAGCTCGAACGCGTCGAGCAGCAGCTCGCCCGGCACGAGCGGCCCGAGCTTCACCGCCCACTTGTACACGTCCATGCCGGCGTGCAGGCAGCCGGGCTGCTCGAGCTCCGGCTGGGTGTCGCGGGTCGGCGCGAACCGGTTGCGCGGCACCGCGTCGGGGGTGAAGAAGCGGTACGCGTCGATGTGGGTGCAGCGCAGGTCGTGCGCCTCGACGACCTCGTCGGTGCCCGCCTGCCCGAGCCGCAGCGGCACGGCGTGCCGGTGCTCGGCCTGGCGGTACACCATCGCCCACTCGTGCAGCCCGAAGCATCCGAACGATGCCGGGCGTGCGGCCGTGAGCCGCAGCAGCTTCTCGATCGAGCGCAGCAGCGGCGCCTTCTCGGCGCGCATCGCCGCGGCGTCGACGGTGAGCGAGCCGGGCGCAGCGCCCGGTGCGTACCAGCGCCACCCGGCGCGCGGCTCGCCGGCCGCGTCGGCCAGTTCGACGCCCGCGCCCGGATGCCAGCGGCGCAGCAGGCTCGGCGAGTACGCGTAGTAGGTGAACAGGAAGTCCTCGACCGGATGCGTCGCTCCGCGCGACGTCCGTTCGCGGCGCGCCGCGGTGAGCGCATCGGCTCGCGTCGCGTGCGCGGCCTCGCGGGCGCGCCACTCCGTCTCGTTCACCCCACGAGGGTACGCGGCCACGCTGGGCGTCCGCCCTTCCGCGCGATGTCCCGGAGCGGCAGACTTGGGCCATGACCGCTGCAGCCGACGACGAGATCGAAGACCGCGAACCCACCCGACGCCTCGACAAAGAGGAGTGCTGGCAGCGCATCGTGGCGTCGCCGTTCGGGCGCATCGCGACGACCGCGGCGGGCGAGGTCGACATCTACCCGGTGAACTTCGCGGTCGACGGCGAGACGATCGTGTTCCGCACCGCGCCGGGGTCGAAGCTGCTCGAGATCATGGTGCACTCGCGGGTCGCGTTCGAGGTCGACGGCTACAGCGACTCCGAGGCGTGGAGCGTCGTCGTGAAGGGCGAGGCGGAGGAGTTCTCGAGCGAGCCCGAGGTCGAGGCGGCGCAACTGCTCGGCATCGAGCCGTGGGCGCCCGAGCGCAAGGACCGCTGGGTGCGCATCCGCGTCAGCGAGGTGCACGGGCGGTCGTTCGCACGATGACGCGGGCTCCGCGCATCGGCGTCATCTTCCAGCCGGCGTTCCCGCCCGAGCGCTTCCGCGCCGTCGTCGAATCGGCCGAGCGGGCCGGCGTGCCCGAGCTGTGGCTGTGGGAGGACTGCTTCCGCGAGTCGGCGTTCGCCGCGGCGGCCGCCGCACTCGCCTGGACCGACCGGCTGCGGGTCGGCATCGGCATCGCGCCCATGCCGTTGCGCAACGTCGCGCTCACCGCGATGGAGATCGCCACGATCGAGCGGCTCTTCCCGGGTCGGCTCATCCCGGGCGTCGGGCACGGCGTCCTCGACTGGATGGGGCAGGTCGGGGCCCGGGTCGCGTCGCCGCTGACGCTCATGCGCGAGTACGTGCCCGCGCTGCGGGCGCTGCTCGCCGGCGAGGAGGTCACGACGAACGGGCGGTACGTGCGGCTCGACCGGGTGCGGCTCGACTGGCCGCCCGCCGCGGCGCCCGCGGTGCTCGCCGCGGGCGAGGGCCCGAAGACCCTGCAGCTCACCGGCGAGGTCGCCGACGGCACGATCATCCCCGCCGGGGCGTCGACCGAGCGCATCGCCGCATCCGTCGCGACGGTCGCAGCGGGGCGGGAGGCGACCGGCCGCGCCGGGGCGCCCGACGTGGTGGTGTTCGTCATGGCGGCGTTCGGCGGCGCCGACGCGCGCGAGCGCGCGATCGCCGATCTGCGCCCGTGGCATCCGAACGCCGACGACTCGCTCGTCGCCGCCGGCGACGTCGACGACGTCGTGGCCGCGGTGCAGCGGTACGCGGCGGCCGGCGCGACCTCGGTCATCCTGCAGCCGACCTCGAACGAGCCCGATCTCGAGAGGTTCTCGGCCCGGGTCGGCGAGGTGGCGCGCGCGATCGGCTGACCCCGGCTCGACCCGGCCGCGTGTCGGCGGTCGGTGCCAGACTGGCCGCGTGCGATTCGACGAGGTGGTGCAGACAGCCGAGACGGTCGCCTCGACCCGGTCGCGCCTCGCGAAGGTCGACGCGCTCGCCGGGCTGCTCGCCCGCCTCGAACCCGACGAGATCGCGCCGGCCGTCGGGTTCCTCACCGGCAAGCCGCGGCAGGGGCGCATCGGCGTCGGCTGGCGCGGCATCGGCGCGGCCATGGGCGATGCGGCGGATGCCCCCACCCTCGACGTCCTCGACGTCGACGCCGCGCTCGACCGGCTGGCCTCGGTCGAGGCCGGCACCGGGTCGTCCGCCGAGCGCGCGGGGGCGCTGCGCGCGCTCACCGCCCGAGCCACCGCCGCCGAGCAGGATCTGCTCGCCCGCATCATCCTGGGCGAGCTGCGCACGGGCGCGCTCGAGGGCGTGCTGCTCGACGCGATCGCCCGTGCCGCCGACCGCCCCGTCGCGTCGGTGCGTCGCGCCGCGATGCTCTCGGGCGACCTCGGCGACACCGCCCGGCTCGCGCTCACCGGCACGGCGGCCGACCTCGACGCGGTCGGCCTCGTCGTCGGGCGCCCCGTGCTGCCGATGCTCGCGGCGACCGCGCCGACCGTGGCCGACGCGGTCGGGCAGACCGGCGAGGCATCCGTCGAATTCAAGCTCGACGGCGCGCGCATCCAGGCGCACCGCCGCGGCGACGAGGTGCGGGTGTTCACCCGCAACCTCGCCGACATCACCCACCGCCTGCCCGAGGTGGTCGAGGTCGTGCGCGGGCTGCCGGTCGAGTCGGCGATCCTCGACGGCGAGACCCTCTCGCTCGACGAGCACGGCGCGCCCCGGCCGTTCCAGGACACGATGGCGAGGTTCGGCGCCGACGCGAGCCGCGAAGCGGTGCTGCATCCGTGGTTCTTCGACGTACTGCACGTCGACGGGCGCGACCTGATCGACGAACCGCTCGCCGCACGCCTGGCCGAGCTCGAGCGGATCGCCCCCGACCACCGCATCCCCGGGGTGGTGACCGCCGACGCGGCGATCGCCGAGCAGGTGTCCCGCGACGCGCTCGGCGCCGGGCACGAGGGCGTGGTCGTGAAGGCGATCGAGTCGCCGTACGCGGCCGGTCGCCGCGGGTCGAGCTGGGTCAAGGTCAAACCCGTGCACACGTACGACCTCGTCGTGCTCGCCTGCGAGTGGGGGTCGGGCCGGCGCACCGGCTGGCTGTCGAACCTGCACCTCGGGGCGCTCGACCCCGACGGCGAGTTCGGCGAGCCCGGCGGGTTCGTCATGGTCGGCAAGACGTTCAAGGGCCTCACCGACGACCTGCTGCGCTGGCAGACCGAGCGGTTCCCCGAGATCGAGGTGCGGCGCACCGCCGGCACGGTCTGGGTCGCACCGGTCACCGTCGTCGAGATCGCGATCGACGGCGTGCAGCGTTCGACCCGCTACCCCGGCGGGGTCGCGCTGCGGTTCGCGCGGGTGAAGCAGTACCGCGACGACAAACGGCCCGAGGAGGCCGACACCATCCAGACCCTTCGCGCGCTGCTGCGCGGCTGAGCGATACCGTGGCCATGTGAACTGGCAGCTGCTGGTCGTCCTCGCGATGCTGATCGCGGCGATCGCCATGTTCGCGATCAACCGGCCGCGCATGGACGTCGTCGCGGTCATCCTGCTCGTCGCGCTGCCGCTCACCGGGGTGCTGACCGTGCCCGAGACGCTCTCGGGCTTCGCCGACCCGAACGTCGTGCTCATCGCCGCGCTCTTCGTCATCGGCGAGGGGCTCTCGCGCACCGGCCTGACCTACCGGTTGGGCGACTGGCTGTCGGCGACGGCCGGCACCAGCAGCACCCGGCTCATCGTGCTGCTCATGCTCAGCGTCGCGCTGCTCGGCGCGTTCATGAGCTCGACCGGGGTGGTCGCGATCTTCATCCCGGTGGTGCTCAGCATCGCCGCACGGCTCGGCGTCTCGCCGCGGCAGCTCATGATGCCGCTCAGCTTCGCCGCGCTGATCAGCGGCATGCTCACCCTCATCGCGACCGCACCGAACCTGGTGATCGACGCCGAACTCCGGCGTGCGGGCGCCGACGGGTTCGGGTTCTTCTCGGTCACCCCGTTCGGTCTCGTGATCCTCGCGCTCGGCATCGGCTATCTGCTGGTCGCCCGTCGGTTCCTCGGCTCCGACCCGGCCGACGAGTCGAGCCGCCGGGCGCGCACGTACGACCAGCTCATCGGCGACTACCGGCTCGCCGACCGCGAACGGCGGGTGCGCGTCGACCGCGGGTCGCCGCTGATCGGGCGCGAGCTCGGCGAGCTCGGCCTGCGTGCGCACGGGATGCACGTCATCGGCGTCGAGCGGCGGCGGTGGCTGCGACGCACCCTCGAGGTGACCGCGTCGGCCCCGGCCACCCGGATCGCGCGCGGCGACGTGCTGCTCGTCGACCTCTTCGAACGTCGCGACGACCTGGTGCCGACGCTGCAACGACTCCGGCTGCGCCCGCTGCGGACGGCGCCGGGGTTCCTCACCGAACGCTCCCGCGAGGTCGGGCTCGGCGAGATGATCCTGCCGCCGAACTCGGCCGCGCTCGGCCGCACCGTCGGCGAGCTGCGCACCCGCGACACCTACCGGGTCGACGTGATCGGCCTGCGGCGCGGCACCGAGGCGATCCCGGGTGCGCTGAACGCCGAGCGGCTGCAGCTCGGCGACACGCTGCTCGTCGTGGGCGCCTGGGAGGACGTGCAGCGGCTGACCTCCCGCAGCGCCGACTTCCTCTCGCTCGCCCTGCCCGCCGAGGTGCGCGAGCAGTCGCCCGCCGCGAATCGGGCGCCGTTCGCGCTTCTCAGCGTGGTGGTGATGGTCGTGCTGATGGTCACCGGCATCGTGCCGAACGTCATCGCCGCGCTCATCGCGTGCCTGCTGATGGGGCTGTTCGGCTGCATCGACATGCCGAGCGCGTACCGGTCGATCCACTGGCCGACGCTGCTGCTCATCGTCGGCATGCTGCCGTTCGCGCTCGCGCTCGAGCGCACCGGGGGCATCGACATCGCGGTCACGGCGCTGACCTCGACGCTCGGGCAGGGCAGCCCGACGCTGCTGCTGGCCGGCCTGTTCATCACGACCGCGGTCATCGGGCTGTTCGTCTCGAACACCGCGACGGCGGTGCTGATGGGCCCGGTCGCGATCGCGACCGCCGACCACCTGGGCGCCTCGCCGTATCCGTTCGCGATGGTCGTCGTGCTCGCCGCATCGGCGGCGTTCATGACGCCGGTTTCGTCGCCCGTGAACACGCTCGTGCTCGGTCCGGGGCGCTACCGGTTCGCCGACTTCCTGAAGATCGGCGCACCGTTCACGGTCGTGGTGCTCATCGTCGCGATCACGATGGTGCCGTGGCTGCTGCCGCTGTACCCGTGAGGCCGCGCAGCGGGCCGAGCGCGCTCAGTCGCTGTCGTCGTCCCCGTGGATGCGCGTGCTGCGCGGGATGGGCCGCCCGTCGGGCGCGTAGTCGACCATCGCGGCGGCCCGTCGGCGCGCCCGGCGGTTGTACGCCTCCTTGAGTTCCTCGTAGCGATCGTGCGAGACGAGGTGGTGGTCGGTCTCGCGCTGTTCGCCCATCGCGTCCCCCCGGTCGTCGTGCGCTGCGTCGAGCCTACGACGCGGCAGCCGAGCCCGCACCGGTCGATGCCGCGTGCCGCGGCCCCGAGCTTTCGCGAACGACGAGTTCGGTGGGCACGAGAGCACTGGCGCGCCGCTCGCCCGTCTCGACCTCGTGCAGCAGCGCTTCGACCGAGCGCCGGCCGACCTCGCCGAAGAACTGGCGCACCGTCGTGAGCGGCGGCCAGTAGCTGCGCGCCTCCTCCATGTCGTCGAAGCCGACCACGCTGACGTCGTCGGGCACGCGCCGACCCGACTGGTGCAGGGCGCGCAGCACGCCGAGGGCCATCTGGTCGTTCGCGGCGAAGATCGCGGTGACCTCGGGGTCGGATGCCAGGGCGAGTCCGTGCGCGTGGCCCGACTCGCTCGACCAATCGCCGACCAGCACCTGGGGCACCTCGGCGCCGTGGGCGCGCAGCGTGGCCTCCCACGCCTCGCGCCGGTGGGTCGCGGAGTACGAACGGTCGGGGCCGGCGAGGTGGTGCACGGTGCGATGCCCGAGGCCGAGCAGGTGCTCGGTCGCGAGACGAGCGCCGTGGGCCTGGTCGGTGTCGACCACCGTGTACCGGTCGCCGGCGGTCGAGTCGACGACCACGACGGGCAGCTCGGGCGGCAGTTCGATGTCGCTCTCGTCGAGCAGGTGCGCCTCGACGATGATGATCACGCCGTCGACCGCCTCCTCGGCGAGTCGGTCGACCGCGACCGAGACCTCGCCTCTCGTGGGGTGGGGGACGGGGATGAGCGTGATCGAGTACCCCGCGTCGGCTGCCGCCGCGGCGATCGCGTCGAGGGTGCGCATGTTGCCGAAGCTCGAGAGGGTGAACATGATGACGCCGATCGAGTGGAACCGGCCGCTGCGCAGCGCCCGCGCCGCGCTGTTCGGGCGGTAGCCGAGCGTGCGCATCGCGTCGAGCACGCGTTCACGGGTCTCGGCATCGACGTTCGCGCGGCCGTTCGCCACGCGCGACACGGTCTGGCCGGAGACGCCGGCCTGTCGGGCGACATCGGCCATCGACGGGCCGCGGCGGCGGGCGGTGGCGGTCATCGGGCTCCTTCGTCGGCGGTCACATTTCGAGACTGGCGGATGTTGACGTGAACATGCTACGGTCTCGGCGAAGCATGTTGACGTGAACATGCCCGATTGGACTCAGATGACGACGACGTCCCCGCCGATACTCCGACGCCGCGGCAACCGCAGCGAGTGGAAGGGCCTGGCCTTCACCGCGCCGTTCCTCGTGGTGTTCCTGCTTGTGTTCATCGCGCCCGTCGCGTACTCGATCTG from Agromyces larvae includes the following:
- a CDS encoding SDR family oxidoreductase gives rise to the protein MKIAVAGGTGLLGSKVVAVARERGHEVVVLSRSAGVDLVSGDGLADALDGVDAVIDVSNRNTLKAGDAIDFFTAATRSLLAAEQAAGVGHHVALSIVGVDRAPYAYYAGKLAQEREVEAGQVPWTLLRATQFHEFAQQMLDRFSFAGLHLAPTARTQPVAADDVAARLVDLAEGEPAGRVADLAGPREEQLVDMVRKVAAARGLRGPVVPLTVPGKQMAAMRRGDVLAGPGAQLTTQSFDEWLAGQPGTPR
- a CDS encoding LLM class flavin-dependent oxidoreductase; protein product: MTRAPRIGVIFQPAFPPERFRAVVESAERAGVPELWLWEDCFRESAFAAAAAALAWTDRLRVGIGIAPMPLRNVALTAMEIATIERLFPGRLIPGVGHGVLDWMGQVGARVASPLTLMREYVPALRALLAGEEVTTNGRYVRLDRVRLDWPPAAAPAVLAAGEGPKTLQLTGEVADGTIIPAGASTERIAASVATVAAGREATGRAGAPDVVVFVMAAFGGADARERAIADLRPWHPNADDSLVAAGDVDDVVAAVQRYAAAGATSVILQPTSNEPDLERFSARVGEVARAIG
- a CDS encoding SLC13 family permease; the encoded protein is MNWQLLVVLAMLIAAIAMFAINRPRMDVVAVILLVALPLTGVLTVPETLSGFADPNVVLIAALFVIGEGLSRTGLTYRLGDWLSATAGTSSTRLIVLLMLSVALLGAFMSSTGVVAIFIPVVLSIAARLGVSPRQLMMPLSFAALISGMLTLIATAPNLVIDAELRRAGADGFGFFSVTPFGLVILALGIGYLLVARRFLGSDPADESSRRARTYDQLIGDYRLADRERRVRVDRGSPLIGRELGELGLRAHGMHVIGVERRRWLRRTLEVTASAPATRIARGDVLLVDLFERRDDLVPTLQRLRLRPLRTAPGFLTERSREVGLGEMILPPNSAALGRTVGELRTRDTYRVDVIGLRRGTEAIPGALNAERLQLGDTLLVVGAWEDVQRLTSRSADFLSLALPAEVREQSPAANRAPFALLSVVVMVVLMVTGIVPNVIAALIACLLMGLFGCIDMPSAYRSIHWPTLLLIVGMLPFALALERTGGIDIAVTALTSTLGQGSPTLLLAGLFITTAVIGLFVSNTATAVLMGPVAIATADHLGASPYPFAMVVVLAASAAFMTPVSSPVNTLVLGPGRYRFADFLKIGAPFTVVVLIVAITMVPWLLPLYP
- a CDS encoding ATP-dependent DNA ligase; translation: MRFDEVVQTAETVASTRSRLAKVDALAGLLARLEPDEIAPAVGFLTGKPRQGRIGVGWRGIGAAMGDAADAPTLDVLDVDAALDRLASVEAGTGSSAERAGALRALTARATAAEQDLLARIILGELRTGALEGVLLDAIARAADRPVASVRRAAMLSGDLGDTARLALTGTAADLDAVGLVVGRPVLPMLAATAPTVADAVGQTGEASVEFKLDGARIQAHRRGDEVRVFTRNLADITHRLPEVVEVVRGLPVESAILDGETLSLDEHGAPRPFQDTMARFGADASREAVLHPWFFDVLHVDGRDLIDEPLAARLAELERIAPDHRIPGVVTADAAIAEQVSRDALGAGHEGVVVKAIESPYAAGRRGSSWVKVKPVHTYDLVVLACEWGSGRRTGWLSNLHLGALDPDGEFGEPGGFVMVGKTFKGLTDDLLRWQTERFPEIEVRRTAGTVWVAPVTVVEIAIDGVQRSTRYPGGVALRFARVKQYRDDKRPEEADTIQTLRALLRG
- a CDS encoding pyridoxamine 5'-phosphate oxidase family protein yields the protein MTAAADDEIEDREPTRRLDKEECWQRIVASPFGRIATTAAGEVDIYPVNFAVDGETIVFRTAPGSKLLEIMVHSRVAFEVDGYSDSEAWSVVVKGEAEEFSSEPEVEAAQLLGIEPWAPERKDRWVRIRVSEVHGRSFAR
- a CDS encoding LacI family DNA-binding transcriptional regulator, with protein sequence MTATARRRGPSMADVARQAGVSGQTVSRVANGRANVDAETRERVLDAMRTLGYRPNSAARALRSGRFHSIGVIMFTLSSFGNMRTLDAIAAAAADAGYSITLIPVPHPTRGEVSVAVDRLAEEAVDGVIIIVEAHLLDESDIELPPELPVVVVDSTAGDRYTVVDTDQAHGARLATEHLLGLGHRTVHHLAGPDRSYSATHRREAWEATLRAHGAEVPQVLVGDWSSESGHAHGLALASDPEVTAIFAANDQMALGVLRALHQSGRRVPDDVSVVGFDDMEEARSYWPPLTTVRQFFGEVGRRSVEALLHEVETGERRASALVPTELVVRESSGPRHAASTGAGSAAAS
- a CDS encoding 3-methyladenine DNA glycosylase, with the translated sequence MNETEWRAREAAHATRADALTAARRERTSRGATHPVEDFLFTYYAYSPSLLRRWHPGAGVELADAAGEPRAGWRWYAPGAAPGSLTVDAAAMRAEKAPLLRSIEKLLRLTAARPASFGCFGLHEWAMVYRQAEHRHAVPLRLGQAGTDEVVEAHDLRCTHIDAYRFFTPDAVPRNRFAPTRDTQPELEQPGCLHAGMDVYKWAVKLGPLVPGELLLDAFELARDIRTLDMEASPYDAAAWGGVPVRIETPEGKAEYVRRQRRFAERGNALRERLLSAAFPAARRATRRTTAS